One part of the Paenibacillus silvisoli genome encodes these proteins:
- a CDS encoding class I SAM-dependent methyltransferase: MANETNNRDLNGLLLQKLSQTESLLDVGSGPCLMLDNLPFRHIVALEIHRPYLINRATKAGHILPLNADAREIGKLFVPKSFSAVSFFDTLEHFDKQEGYALLREAEQIARSQVIIFTPRGFFPQQDVDHYGLSGETYQTHRSGWEPADLEQLGYEVIIMKGLHDANNPAFVHSYGVDHPPVDALLAIKYV; this comes from the coding sequence TTGGCAAACGAGACGAACAATCGGGATTTGAACGGACTGCTTCTTCAGAAGCTGTCGCAAACGGAGAGCTTGCTCGACGTCGGGAGCGGTCCATGTTTGATGCTGGACAACCTGCCATTCCGTCACATTGTCGCGCTTGAGATTCATCGACCCTATCTAATCAATCGCGCGACGAAGGCGGGCCATATTTTGCCGCTGAATGCCGATGCTCGCGAGATCGGCAAGCTGTTCGTGCCGAAGTCGTTCTCGGCGGTGTCTTTCTTTGATACGCTGGAGCATTTCGACAAGCAGGAAGGGTACGCGCTATTGCGGGAGGCGGAGCAGATCGCGCGGTCGCAGGTAATCATCTTTACGCCGAGGGGCTTTTTTCCCCAGCAGGATGTCGATCACTACGGGCTGAGCGGGGAGACGTATCAAACGCACCGGAGCGGCTGGGAGCCGGCCGACCTGGAGCAGTTGGGCTATGAAGTGATTATCATGAAAGGGCTGCACGATGCGAATAATCCGGCATTCGTGCATTCGTATGGCGTCGATCATCCTCCAGTTGATGCATTACTCGCGATAAAGTATGTGTGA
- a CDS encoding C40 family peptidase — protein sequence MKKFAASFLVFVLTALLVMPAVMGAASAPAPVVGEIQSSVSFRSAPSTSSTVYKYLKAGDNVVILEKVNASWYKVQDVLGTVAYVSSSAKYIEIIYNAQAVSSVSFRKSPSTDGARIRYLSKGESVMITGQPNSYWYAVTDSKGVKGYVSSSDQYINEGASFSLPSGVQPGTGNGSDGNNGGGAVPTPQVIENVIAAGMKYWGTPYEFGSDRNTTTTFDCSDFTRTAFREGASVTLPYDSRQQGDFVKARGGVQTDWHNLKRGDLMFFMTYKGSKASAYAGVNKLTEKITHVGIYLGNGQMLHTYSTESGGVRISDIAGGQWENRFLFGGSVL from the coding sequence ATGAAAAAGTTTGCTGCCTCGTTCCTTGTCTTCGTTCTGACGGCTTTGCTTGTCATGCCGGCCGTAATGGGCGCCGCATCCGCGCCAGCGCCGGTTGTCGGCGAAATCCAGTCGAGCGTCAGCTTCCGCAGCGCGCCGTCCACTTCTTCCACCGTCTACAAATATTTGAAGGCGGGCGATAACGTCGTTATTTTGGAGAAGGTCAACGCAAGCTGGTACAAGGTACAGGATGTTCTCGGCACTGTTGCTTATGTCTCTTCGTCCGCTAAATATATCGAAATCATTTACAATGCGCAAGCGGTATCGAGCGTATCGTTCCGCAAGTCGCCTTCCACCGACGGCGCGCGCATCCGTTATCTGAGTAAAGGCGAGTCGGTGATGATCACCGGTCAGCCGAACAGCTACTGGTACGCAGTGACGGATTCCAAAGGCGTGAAGGGCTATGTCAGCTCCAGCGACCAGTATATCAACGAAGGCGCAAGCTTCTCGCTGCCAAGCGGCGTTCAGCCTGGCACAGGCAACGGATCCGACGGCAACAACGGCGGCGGTGCCGTTCCGACTCCGCAAGTGATCGAGAACGTGATCGCGGCAGGCATGAAATATTGGGGCACGCCGTACGAGTTCGGTTCCGACCGCAACACGACGACGACGTTCGACTGCTCCGACTTCACGCGCACCGCGTTCCGTGAAGGCGCAAGCGTGACGCTTCCGTACGATTCCCGTCAGCAAGGCGATTTCGTCAAAGCGCGCGGCGGCGTACAAACCGACTGGCACAATCTGAAGCGCGGCGACTTGATGTTCTTCATGACGTACAAAGGCTCGAAAGCTTCCGCTTACGCGGGCGTGAACAAGCTGACCGAGAAAATTACGCATGTGGGCATCTACCTGGGCAATGGCCAAATGCTCCATACATACTCCACGGAGTCCGGCGGCGTTCGCATCAGCGATATCGCGGGCGGCCAATGGGAAAACCGCTTCCTGTTCGGCGGCAGCGTGCTTTAA
- a CDS encoding ABC transporter substrate-binding protein has protein sequence MKKKAFLKLALASMLILLLASACGGNNNKNNEPAASTNEPAATTNTETETTATDTSTNEPAKEELPPVELLYYIPQPELQPDIASVEAAVNEYIKPKINATVKLMSIPFGDYDQKMNTVVSAGEKFDLMWTSNWAFNYENNSLKGAFKDLEDLVKEYAPDFINSLPKAAIEGARNSQGKLYAIPNYQIIAQGGGFVVQKEMVDKYGLDISTIKTYKDLEPFLEKVKAGEPDKIAFGSRTNTFVPYMYGYDGLGGIEYKKGDPNFKLENTLASPEFLAHHQLLHDWFKKGYVNKDVATANFADYQKAGKIVAFYEWTLKPGGEVEMKQNMGGKDVVFIPLYEPRFSGVQPTMTAISNTSKNPERAMMFLNLANTDPVLFNLLAFGVEGKHYEKLDDTHIKVKTDGGYAPNVAWAMGNVTIGYLLEGQANDTWPKTIELNNSAMVPEIWGFQFNVEPVKTEQANMDAVYKEYEAAVTTGAVDPNEYVPKLVDAMNKAGAEKVLAEKQKQLDEWLTAKGMK, from the coding sequence ATGAAGAAGAAAGCCTTTCTGAAGCTGGCATTGGCAAGTATGCTCATCCTATTGCTTGCAAGCGCTTGCGGCGGCAATAATAACAAGAACAATGAGCCTGCAGCGTCTACGAATGAACCCGCAGCGACGACGAACACAGAGACAGAGACTACAGCAACGGATACGTCTACCAATGAGCCTGCCAAAGAAGAGCTGCCGCCGGTAGAGTTGCTCTATTATATTCCTCAACCGGAATTGCAGCCGGACATCGCTTCCGTTGAAGCCGCGGTGAACGAATACATTAAGCCGAAGATCAATGCGACCGTTAAACTGATGTCCATTCCGTTTGGCGACTATGATCAGAAGATGAACACGGTCGTCTCCGCAGGCGAAAAGTTCGACCTGATGTGGACGTCGAACTGGGCATTCAACTACGAGAACAACTCGCTCAAAGGCGCGTTCAAGGATCTGGAGGATTTGGTCAAGGAGTACGCTCCCGATTTCATCAATAGCTTGCCTAAGGCTGCGATCGAAGGCGCAAGAAACTCGCAAGGCAAATTGTATGCGATCCCCAATTATCAAATCATCGCCCAAGGCGGCGGCTTCGTCGTTCAGAAGGAAATGGTCGACAAGTACGGCTTGGATATAAGCACGATCAAGACGTACAAGGATCTGGAGCCATTCCTGGAGAAGGTCAAAGCCGGCGAACCGGACAAAATCGCTTTCGGTTCCAGAACGAATACGTTCGTCCCGTATATGTACGGCTATGACGGGCTCGGCGGGATTGAATACAAAAAAGGCGATCCTAACTTCAAGCTTGAGAATACGCTGGCATCGCCGGAGTTTCTGGCTCACCACCAATTGCTCCATGACTGGTTCAAAAAAGGCTATGTCAATAAGGACGTCGCGACGGCCAATTTCGCCGATTATCAAAAAGCCGGCAAAATCGTCGCCTTCTATGAATGGACCCTCAAGCCAGGCGGCGAAGTCGAGATGAAGCAAAACATGGGCGGAAAAGACGTTGTCTTCATTCCTCTGTACGAACCGCGGTTTTCCGGCGTACAGCCGACGATGACGGCGATCAGCAACACGTCCAAAAACCCGGAAAGAGCGATGATGTTCCTCAATCTGGCGAATACGGATCCGGTCTTGTTCAATCTACTGGCATTCGGCGTTGAAGGCAAGCATTACGAGAAGCTCGATGACACGCACATCAAGGTCAAAACAGACGGCGGCTATGCGCCGAACGTAGCATGGGCTATGGGTAACGTAACGATTGGCTACCTGCTGGAGGGCCAAGCGAACGATACGTGGCCGAAGACGATCGAGCTGAACAATTCGGCCATGGTACCGGAAATTTGGGGATTTCAATTCAACGTAGAGCCGGTCAAGACGGAACAGGCGAACATGGATGCCGTTTACAAAGAGTATGAGGCCGCAGTCACCACCGGCGCGGTCGATCCGAACGAATACGTTCCGAAGCTGGTAGATGCGATGAACAAAGCCGGTGCCGAAAAAGTACTGGCCGAGAAGCAGAAGCAGCTGGACGAGTGGTTGACGGCCAAAGGCATGAAGTAA